tcgtaaaatattatattatcttcATTATGATAATCAAGATCAATAATCATTTACTAAATTTATGTTTGATCGTCGAAAAGATCGGATTGAAAAATCAACCAGACCTTAGTCTTTTGTAAATTAGTCTTGAAATTAGTTCAGATCCATCTTAGCTCTGAAAGAGACTGACTTGGGAAAGGTGAGTCAAAGTTGCAaagcaaaataaagatttttttgtgacTCAAACTTTGTCAAGCAGGTTGCAAAGGAGAAACATTAGTGTCACCCATCACCAGTCATAGAGTGCTGAACACAGGAGTGTCACTAATTGCCTACCATTTTTCCTATAAATCCCAGCTCATATGATGATGAACACTCCTAAGCCTATGAACAACTACCCTAACACAATCATACAATTCTTCATGCTTGTATGTTACACTAATATAATACATGTACTATGTGCACATGAAGCCAACTTAAAGTCTGCTTCTGCCAATATAATCATGTCTCCAATAGTTCTCtcatgattcttcttcttcttctgcaaccAGAGTATTGGAATTCAATGTTTTGGGCATGTCCTTCCTAATTTGCTTCTTCATCATCAACAATGATAAAGATGCAAAGCAATATTAAGAACATATATTGCTAAAATCTTATGCAacttttgtgcatcttgagaacaTATATTGCTCAAATCTTTGAATAAATTGCAGATACATTTGAACAAAATAGCTGCTACAAAAATTGGGTGCCCTTTGTTATTGAATGGCAGTAGATTAATTGGACTGCTATGTTAAGTTTCCTTCTGTGGTAGGTTTGAAACACAAAACCAGAGCAGtggaaggagtgaacaaaatgatatttcttggaatgaaTTGTAAGAGACATTTCAACCACAGATGTCAATATCTATTGAGATGAAGTGTTGTTGAGCAATCACACTTCCAGCTGACATCAAAGAAGCTCTGGGACTAACTGCATCACTTGACCTTTGTCTCACAGCAGTGCACAAAGTTTGTCCAGAACATACATTAAAGAGGGTCATGTGATTTAGTGAATGCTGTGGCCTTGGAGAAGCCTAATCACAAAAGACAAAATGGTATAGTTATTACACTAGTGAGGACTGGCTTTATGGTGACAGCAAATGTCTTGTGATTTCTATTAATTCAAACCAACAATGATGATGCATCTATCTTATGGTTTTATCCAAAGGAAAAGGATAAAAGATTGCTCTTCATTTTTCACACAAAGGAAGAAGATATGTGTTTAGCTTCCCCTCAGCCATGTTAGAAAAAATGTTCTGTTATTGAATCTCTTTTTTCTGGTTGAAATAAaagatttttgttgaatctttttttttttggccttTTTATAACTGCACCTTTAAGCATAGATTTGCCAATTGTTGCAGTCCAACTTGATTCCATGTATCTTTTCTAGAAGATTAGCCTGTTGGTATTatccatttttgagctccaaatgctCACAGCCATTAAGCTTTACTAGGAAGAAAAAGCACATGAGATTTTTTCTACATGTGTTTTGCTTAAAAGCCTCATCTCAAGCAAGTCTGTGGGTAAGTGGATCAGAATAAATTGAAACATGTAAATAGCTGCAAGAAAAAAATTGTGGTCATGGTTTAATATTAGAGTGAGAAAAATGAAGACTGAAAGGAGAGAGAAAACAGAATAATAGTTGATGTGACAATAAGAAAACAATTCCCACCATCAATATTAGATTTAAGAGATACTTCCACCAAGAAGCTTAATCAAATTCAAGGTTCTTAGAGAAAGAATCATAAGACAGGGCAACACACAAAAAACAATTTGTGGGAAGCATAACAGAAGGTGCAAAAAGCCTAAATTCCATGTTCTTCTTTAGCCTAAAGTCCATTGGGCATCTTATTCTTTAGCTGTGTAAAATGCATGAAACCATGATACCAATCAGCATTGAAATAAGCAACATCTAAGCTTAATGAACTCCAATCTGAGTGACACAAGACAAAAACAATTATAACAAGCTAACATGCAAATCctggaagaaaaaaaaacactaaaTTAACAGAAGAATAGGAGTGAGATGATGAGATGGGAATCATTGGTTAGTCAAGCTGGAGGGAGGTCTTCTTTGCCAAGTGGTGCTTGTTGTTGTGCATCCACACCTTGAGGACCCTTCTCTTCACCCCAATCTCCTGGCAGAACTGCTGCACCATACTCTCCTCCTGCTTCTGAAGCCTCCACCCCAGCTTCTCAGCAAAGCTCAGCATCTTTTCCTTCTGCTCTGGGGTAAACTTGGTCCTGAACCTCTTCTTCACCATGGGAGGCCTTGCCATCACCCCGCCCACCACCCCTTCCATCTCATCAGACTCAGAGGCCTGCATGGCACCCAAAGGCATGATCATGCTGTGTGGTGTAGCCCTTGGAATGAAGCTACGGCTTGCAGGGCTGTAACCAAATGCACCCATCATCTTGCTCCACCTAATGGGTTGGAAGCAGTCGCATGAGGGCTCTCCTTCTGCCTCTTTCCTATGGAAGTTCCTGTGGCAGCTGCAAGCAGAGCACTTCAGGGCCTCTAGAGTTCCCTCCTCACCACTTGGCATGAACTCACCACAGCCGTCAGTGGCATTCCCACCGATGGATGCTGCATGGTTCTTGAGGCACTCCCTGTACTTCACCACCACCCCTTTCTTAGTGCTGAAGGATTTAGCGTTGTGGTGGTCCTCTCTGGTGTCAGTGGAGACGGGAGAAGCAGTGCCATTGGACGAGTGGTGGATGGAAGGGGTGTCATGGATGCTGCTGTGGCCAGGGGCCTGGCCGTGACCACCAAAATATGAACTGTTTATTGGGATTGGGATCTCTTTTTCATGGCCAGAAAGATCCATTCTCTCTCAATATTTGTGCTATTTCCTTTTGTAGTGTTCTTTTTGACCTCCACTCAACAAGGAAACAGGTCAAGCTCAAGATTTCTTTTTTTGCTGAAAGGAAGGACAATTGAGAATTTGAAATAGACCAACCTTAAGAACCAAAATTCCAGCTATTAATGATTGCTTTTCCTTGCCCTTTTGACAGAAAACTTGAGCTCCATGGTTCAGGGGAACCTTATCCAGAGACACACCTCCACCACTTCCAAACCAGAAGACCCAGCGGGAGGTAGGAGACACCAGAAGTGGAAGAGATGCTCGAGGACTTGAGTGTTTGTTCCAAATGACTGCTTTGAAAACTTGGTATaaggttgaagaagaagaagaagaaacttagGAACTGCGATAAGACCAAACAGTCATTGGTATATGCAGAGGTGCTGACCTCCCCCTCTAAGAAGGAAAAAAACAC
The window above is part of the Musa acuminata AAA Group cultivar baxijiao chromosome BXJ1-1, Cavendish_Baxijiao_AAA, whole genome shotgun sequence genome. Proteins encoded here:
- the LOC135623211 gene encoding zinc-finger homeodomain protein 4-like; protein product: MDLSGHEKEIPIPINSSYFGGHGQAPGHSSIHDTPSIHHSSNGTASPVSTDTREDHHNAKSFSTKKGVVVKYRECLKNHAASIGGNATDGCGEFMPSGEEGTLEALKCSACSCHRNFHRKEAEGEPSCDCFQPIRWSKMMGAFGYSPASRSFIPRATPHSMIMPLGAMQASESDEMEGVVGGVMARPPMVKKRFRTKFTPEQKEKMLSFAEKLGWRLQKQEESMVQQFCQEIGVKRRVLKVWMHNNKHHLAKKTSLQLD